The nucleotide sequence CGAGCCCAAGGTTGCCGGCTTCGTCTTCAAGGTGCAGGCGAACATGGACGCCAATCACCGCGACCGCGTCTCGTTCATGCGCATCTGCTCGGGACGTTTCACGCGCGGCATGCGCCTGCGGATCGCGGCCAGCGGGAAGACCGTCGGCGTGCACAACCCGATCCTGTTCTTCGCGCAGAGCCGCGAGACGGTCGACGAGGCGTGGGCCGGCGACATCATCGGCATCCCGAATCACGGCACGATCCGCGTCGGCGACACGCTGACCGAAGGCGAGGAGCTGCGCTTTACCGGCATTCCGAACTTCGCGCCGGAAATCCTGCAGCGCGTGCGCCTGGACGATCCGATGAAGTCGAAGCAGCTGCGCCGCGCGCTCGAGAACTTCGCCGAGGAAGGCGTCACGCAGGTGTTCCGGCCGCGCCTCGGCGCGAGCTGGATCGTCGGCGTCGTCGGTCGCCTGCAGCTCGACGTGCTGGCGTCGAGGATCGGCGGAGAATACGGCATCAAGGTCGGTTTCGAGGCGGCGCCGTTCGAAGCAGCCCGCTGGGTGAGCGCCGCCGATCCCGCCGAGCTCAAGCGATTCGAGGACGCCAACCACGCCTCGATGGCCGACGATCGCGACGGCGCCCCGATTTTCCTCGCGCGCACCTCGTGGGAGCTGCGCTACGCGCAGAAGAACTTTCCGCTGGTGCGATTCGCAGCTACGCGCGAGCGGGTGGCGGCGACGCAGGCGGACGAGTAGAAGAACGACTCAGGACCCTGGCCGATGCAGGACCTCGCGCTGATGGCGTGGCTGTTCACGCCGCTGTTCGTCGGACTTGCCGTGAACGGCCTGTGCATGAAGTACGACATCCTGCGCGGCCTTGCGCGGCCCGTCGACGGCGGGCGGACGTGGAGGGGTGCGCCGCTTTTCGGAGCATCCAAGACGTGGCGCGGCATCGCGGCTGTCTGTGGCGGCACCGCGCTCGCATACGCGATACGAGCTCCACTTTGGCGGCCACCGCTAGCGGCCGCATCGCTTTCGCAGTGGCCTTCAGCCTGCGTGTTCGGCGCGGCGCTCGGCGGCGCGGCGATGCTCGCCGAGCTGCCGAACAGCTTCGTCAAGAGAAGGCTCCGCGTCGCGCCCGGGAAGACCGCTGCGCGGGCTTCATCCGGATTCCGCTGTACGCGTTCGACCAGGTCGATTTCCTCGTCGGGGGCTGGCTCGTCGTCGCGGTAGTCGTCGCGCCGACGGCGACGCGGCTGCTGTGGTCCGCAGCGTTCGTTCTGGTCGTCCACCCGGCCATCTCCATTGCCGGCGCCGCGCTCGGCATGAGAGCGTCGGCGCGCTGACGATTTCGCGACGGCGGTCGGCCTGTGCTCGCCGTAAAGTCGTCTTTGCGCCGCGATCGAGGTAAGCGCCGCCGCATCGACACGATGGTCGCTTACGCGCTCACTCGCCGCCAGTTCCTGCTCGGAAGCATTGCCGCCGCCGCGCCGGTCGTGTTCCCGGGCTGCTCCGGCGGCACGAGCAAGGAGCCGTTGCTCGTCGGGGGCCTTCCGGTCACGTGCAACCTTACGCTTCCCGTCGCGTGCAGCGCGCGCGCCGCCGCCAACAAGTCTGCGACCGGCACTCTGCTCGAATACCAGTACAGCAAGTACAGCGGCTGGCCGGAGATCAAGGAGTCGCTGATGGCGGGGCGCATCCAGGCGGCGTTCATGCTGGCGCCGCTCGTGATGGATCTTGCCAACCGGGGCATTCCGGTGCGAATCGTTTCGCTAGGCCATCGCTCGGGCGCCGTGATCATGGTTCGCACCGATTCGCCGGTGCAGAGCTTCCGCGAGCTTGCCGGCAAGCGCGTCGCGATCCCGAGCCGGTTCGCCGTGGACTACCTGTTCCTGCGCAAGATGCTGGCGCGCGAGAACATGACACCCGACCAGCTCGAGATCGTCGAGATGCCGCCGCCGGACATGCCGGCAGCGCTGTACGCCAAAGCGGTGGACGCCTACTGCACGGGCGAGCCTTTCGGAGCCGCCGCACAGAGCGCCGGCTATGCGCGGCCTCTTCGCATGACCCGCGACGAGTGGCGCAATTACATCTGCTGCGTGCTGACCGTGCGCCAGGAGCTGATCGCCTCCAACCGCCCTCTCGTCCAGGACCTCGTCGATCACGTGCTCGGCGCGGGGGTCTGGCTCGATGCTGCCCCGGAACATCGCGAGAAGGCGATCACGATCGCCGCCGGACGCGACTACTTCAACCAGGATCCGAACATCCTGCGTTTCGTGATGCAGAACCCGACCGACCGCGTCACCTACGGCGACCTGCGGATGATCCGCGACGAGTTCGACGAGCTGATGCATCTCTCGATCGAAGCCGGAACGATCCAGCATCCGATCGCGTATGAAACCTACGTCGATGACAGCTTCGCCACGAACGCCAGGCCTGCGGCCATTGCGTTGTGAGCGTCGGCCGCCGGTGCGGGGTCGGGCACTCGCGGCAATCGGCGGCGCGATCTTCGCGCTGACGCTCCTGGTTGCGGTCGTCTCGCGTGCGGCCGACGTCGCCGCGACGCTGAAGGCCGGCACCTTCGATCCACCTCGCGACGCGCCGGAGCTTTCGCTCGTGGGTTCCGACGGCCAACCCCTCAGCCTCGCGCGCTTTCGCGGACGAGTCGTCGTCGTCGAGTTCGGCTTCACGTCCTGCCCCAACGTCTGTCCGACCACGTTGGCGACGATCGCCAGGGCGCACACGCTGTCGACCGCAGCCGGCAAGGATTTCCAGCTCGTCTACGTCACCGTCGACCCGGAGCACGACGATGCGGCACGCCTGCACGACTACCTCGCGCATTTCGATCCCGCGTTCGTCGGAGGCACCGGCAGCGCAGAGCAACTCGCCGCACTTCGCAAGGCCTACGGCATCGAAGCGACCAGGACAGACACGGGCTACAGCCACTCCTCGTTCACCTATCTGGTGGATCCGGCCGGAAAGCTGCGCGCGCTGATGCCGTTCGGCAGCTCGGCCGAGGACTACGTGCACGACGTCGCGCTGCTGTGGAAACCGTGACGGCGCCGGTTCTCAAGGTTTCGACGCGGCGCGAGGGCGAGCGCCGGCCGTCGCGCCGGCTGGCGTGGATCGCGGTCGCCGCGCCGGCCCTCGGCTTGACCGCGTGGGCTGCAATGGCACCTATCCACGTCGCATCGCGCGAGGCGCTGTTCGAGATTCCCAGGGGTACCTGGGCGCGACGGATGTCGGGCGACAGGGTGGAAATCCTGCCGGACCATATCCGTCTCACGATCGGCGTCCGCGACGTATTGCTCCTGAGGAACCTCGACGACGTGCCCCAGACCTTCGGTCCCACGCTGCTGATGCCGGGCCAGAGCCTGCGCCTCCCTTTCGCGCAGGCTTCCAGTTACCAGTTCGCGTGCACGGCCCACGCGAGCGGGCAGATGACGATCGACGTCGAGCCGTTTCCGCAGTGGCCGTGGACGAGGCTTGCATGGCGGGCTCGTGAGCTGTTTGCGCCCGCGCCGCCGCCAGCGCACCCGGACGAGGCAGCATCCAGATGAAGCGGATCGGCGACATTCTGCCGCCGCTGGCGCTGCTGGCATCGCTGATCGCGATCTGGTGGCTCGCCGTCGATCTGTCCGGCAGCGCGATCTTTCCGACGCCGTGGCAGGTCGTTGCCGGCATTGTCGAGCTCATCCGCGACGGCACGCTGTGGCAGCACATCGGCGCCTCGCTGATGCGGGTGGGCGCCGGCTTCTCGCTCGCAGCCGTCGTCGCGATTCCGCTCGGGCTGTGGATGGGCTGGGTGCCGCCGGTGTTCCGCACGCTGAACCCGGTGTTCCAGATCCTGCGCCCGATCTCGCCGATCGCATGGATCCCGATTGCGATCCTGTGGTTCGGCGTCGGCAACGCCTCGCCGATCTACCTGATCTTCATTTCGTCGGTGTTCCCGATGATCGTGCAGACGACGGCCGGAGTGCATACGATCGAAAGGCGCTACCTGTGGGCAGCCGAAAACTTCGGCGTCTCGCGTTACACGCTGTTCACGCGCGTCGTGATCCCGGCGGTGCTGCCGCAAATTATCGTGGGAATGCGCATCGGGCTCGGCGTGGCGTGGCTCGTCGTCGTCGCCGCGGAGATGATCGCGCTGAGATCGGGGCTCGGTTACCTGATCATCGACTCGCGCAATGCGGGCAACCGCTACGACCTGGTCGTCGCGGGAATGATCGTCATCGGGCTGATCGGGCTTTCGCTCGATGCGCTGATGCGCCTGCTCGAAGGACTGAAGATCGTGCGGTGGCGTTATGTCCATCAAGATTGACGTTCGCGAGATCACCAAGAAGTTCGGCGCCGACGGCTCCGCGCTGCCGGTGGTAGAAGAAACGTCGTTCTGCGTAGCGGACGGGGAGTTCGTCGCGATCGTCGGGCCTTCGGGCTGTGGAAAATCGACGCTGATGAACATCATCGCCGGTTTTCTTCGTCCCGACAGTGGACAGGTGGTGGTGGGCGGCGAGCTGCGGGAAAAACCGGACTCCCGCGGAATCCTGATTTCGCAGCACGGCTCGGTGTTCCCGTGGCTGACGGTGCGCGAGAACCTGATGTTCGGGCTGAACGGCCACCACGCCCATTCGGAGAAGGCCGCCCTTGCCGACCATTACGCCGCGATCGTCGGACTGACCGGCTTCGAGACGCGCTATCCGCACGAACTGTCCGGCGGCATGCTGAAGCGCGTCGAGCTGGCGCGCGCGCTGGTCGTCAAGCCCGAGATCCTCTACATGGACGAACCGTTCTCGGCTCTGGACGCGCTGATGAGCCTGCGCATGCGCAGCGAGCTGCTGCGCATCCTGGCCGAAGAGCGCCACACGGTGCTGCTGATCACGCACGACGTCGAGGAGGCGGTGCACATGGCCGACCGCATCCTCGTGCTGTCGCCGCGACCGGCACGCATCCAGGCCACGTTCGACGTCACGATTCCGCACCCGCGCCGGCTCACCAGTCCCGAGGTGCAGGACCTGCGCGTCGCGATCCTGCGCGAGCTTGGCGTCGATCGCTCCGGCTGATCCCGGCGCTGCCCTCGCGCCGCACGGTGTGCGCTGTGTGGACTTGTCGTGGGTCCCTTGCCGGATCTTGCGGCGCCGCGAGCTTCACTTGCCGCTCGGGCACAGCACGTAGAACAGCTCTCCCTTTTCGTCGGCAAGCCCCGCGACGGCGCCGGCTTCCTCGCCGGATCCGGCAAACACGTCGAGCCTTGCCTCTCCGCGGATTGCGGCGCCGGTATCCGCAACGAACACGAAGCGCGCGAGGGAAGTGGATCCCGTGCGAGTGCCGGTCGCACCCGCGACGGGCCACGTCGAGCTCAGCCACGCGAGCGTTCCTGGCGGCACCGCCGGATCGGCTGCGACCGAACGCCCGGCAACCAGCCCCGCACCCGACGAGCCTACCGGGCCTTCGCCGTCGCGGACTGCAAAAAATACGTAGCGGGGGTCGGCTTCGAGCACGCGGTCGCGCCCGGATGGATGCTCGCGAAGCCAACGCCGGATCGATCCCGCATCGAGGTTGCCGGGCGCAAGCAGCCCGCGCTCGCGCATCACTGCGCCGATGCTGCGCCACGCAAGACCGTTGGTGCCTGCGAATCCGACGCGTCGGCGCCGCGAGCCGTCATCGAGCACTCCCGATCCCTGCACCTGCAGGAAAAAGCGCGCCACCGGATCGTCGGTCCATGCCAGCTCGAGGTGAAGGCCGGCAAGAGCGCCGCGGCGATCGATGTCGGCGCGATCGGGCAGGTGCCCGAGCTTTTTCGTGATTCGCGCGAGCTGCTCCGGCGTCGGTGCGCGGTAGATCGGATAGCGGAAGCGGCGGTCGGGCCGCATGCGGGCCGCAAGGACGGGCTCGTAGTACGCGGTGATTCTTGCCGGTGCGGCGGCGGCGACGAGCTCGCAGTGCGATGCGATCTCGCTCGCGGCGCGCTCGATGTCGCCTCCCGAAGCGGCGGCCGCGACGAAGCGCGCCGTCGCGGCCAGCTCCGCGGAAGTGACGCGACGGTGCGCAAGCGAAAGGCCGCCGCCCGTGGCGCCACCGGCGACGATGGCGTCAGCTGCTCGCCCGGCAGCCAGCGCCAGCGACGCAGCGTCCAGATCGTCGTGGACGAGAACCGCCGTGCGATGTGCGAGTTCGGCCTGGTGAGTCGAGCAGCCGGCCGCGAGCAGCAGCGTGGCCGCCAGCGACCTCGCCGCGCGGGCCGCGCGCCGCCTCTCGGCCGTCACGACCTCAACCCGCCGACGCGTAGACGTGGTCGGCCGCCTCGATCGCTTCGCCGCCCGGCACGGCGAGTCCTTCGCGGCGAAGCTCGGACTCGAGAGCCAGCAGCAAGCGGCGCACGTTGGCAGGCCTGCTCGATTCTCCCATCAGGCCGATACGCCAGACTTTGCCCGCCAGTGGCCCGAGCCCCGCGCCGATCTCGATCCCGTGATCGAGCAGCAGGCGACGGCGAAGCGCTGCCTCGTCGATGCCACCAGGCACTTCGACGCTGTTCAGCATCCACAGGCGGTGTCCTTCCTGGGCGGCCGCCTTGACGCCGAGCGCGGCCAGGCCGGCCAGCAGCGCGTGGTGGTTGCGCTCGTGGCGCACGAAACGGTCCTCGAGCCCCTCTTCGAGCACGATCGAAAGCGATTCTGCGAGCGCGTAGATCATCGAGACGGGCGCGGTGTGATGGTAGAGGCGCTGGTTTTCGAAATAGGCACCGATCAGGCCGAGGTCGAGATACCAGCTTCGCGGCTTCGATTTTCGCGCGCGCACGACTTCCATCGCACGCTCGCTCATCGTCAGCGGCGACAGGCCGGGAGGGCAGCTCAGGCACTTTTGCGTGCCGCTGTACGCGGCATCGATGCCGATCTCGTCCACTGCGACCGGACAGCCGCCGAGGGACGTCACGCAATCGACGAGCAGCAGCGCGCCGGCGTCGTGCGCGATCCGGCCGATCTGCTGCAGCGGCTGCCAGGCTCCGGTCGATGTCTCGGCGTGGACCACGGCGACGAGCTTCGGCCGTGCGCAGCGGGCAACCGCTGAAGCGACGTCGTCAGGATCGGCCACGCGCCCCCACGGCACCTCGACCGTCTCGACGCGAGCGCCCAGGCGGGTGGCGACCTCGGCCATGCGTGTGCCGAACACGCCGGCGACGACGACGACGATCTCGTCGCCGTCCTCGACCAGATTCGCAAAGCACGCCTCCATGCCTGCCGATCCGGTGCCCGAAATCGGCAGCGTCACCGAATTGGCAGTGCCGAACACCGTCCTCAGGTCGGCCTGAACCTGCTCGAGGATCTCGAGGAACCAGGGATCGAGATGACCGACCAGCGGACGCGCCATCGCGGCGTAAACCCGCGCGTTGACCATCGAGGGACCGGGACCGAGGAGAAGCCGCGACGGCGGCGCGATGCTCGACATGTCGCCCGATAGCGCGGGAGCGCCATGCTTCGCAAGCCGGCGGCGGCTCGGAAGCGGGCGCAACCTGGCGACCGGCGGCTGTCTGGCGACCCGATCGCGAGCGGACGGGAACTTTTCGCCGGATACCGATCGGCGTGCTGCCGATGCTGCGCTGCGTCCCGATCGTCCCGGCGGGTGCACACGCAGGCATGCCCGCGCTCCCACCGCAGCCGGGGCGCGGGTATAGTGAAAGATCGGAGCAGTTCCGCACCGATGCAGGATAACAGCCCACGTTCTTTCGCCGAGCGCCCGGTCGTCGCCCCCGCGACGACCCAGGATGCGCTGCAGGCCGCGCCGCACCTGGCCACCGCGCCGCCAGCCGGCAGCGACCGGCGCGTCGTCGACGCGATTCGCGAGATCGTGGGCCCGCGCGGCATCGTCGACGGCGCGAGCGCTCGCAAAGTCTACGAGTGCGACGGCTATACGCTCGAGAAATCGGTGCCCCGCCTCGTCGTGCTGCCCGCGACCACTGAAGAGACCTCGCGCGTCGTGTCCGTCCTGGCCGGCGCGGGCATTCCGTTTGTTCCGCGCGGCGCCGGCACCGGCGTCTCGGGCGGCTGCCTTCCGCTCCAGTCCGCCGTGATGATCGGCACCTCACGCCTGCGCCGCATCCGCAGCATCGACGTCGAGGCACGCACCGCCGAAGTGGAAGCGGGAGTCGTGAACCTCGAGGTTTCGCGCGCGGTCGATGCGCACGGGCTCTACTATGCGCCCGATCCTTCGAGCCAGTCGGCATGCAGCATCGGCGGCAACGTCGCCGAGAATTCGGGCGGGCCGCACACGCTGAAGTACGGTGTCACCGTCAATCACGTCCTCGCGCTGGAAGTCGTGCTGCCCGACGGCCGCGTCATCTGGCTCGACCGCGAGTACGACGCGCCCGGTTACGATCTCGTCGGCATTTTCACCGGCAGCGAAGGCACGCTCGGCCTGGTCACGGCGGCGCGCGTCCGCCTGATGCGCAAGCCCGAGTCGGTGACGACGCTTCTCGCAGTATTTCCCGGCGTCGCGCAGGCGAGCCGCGCCGTTTCGGCAATCATCGCGGCGGGCATCATCCCGGCCGCTCTCGAGATGATGGACGCGCTCGTCATCGAGGCCGTCGAAGCTGCCTACCACTTCGGCTTTCCCGCGGGCGCCGGTGCGGTGCTCCTGATCGAGCTCGACGGCATCGCAGCCGGCCTCGATGCGCTCGCCGCCCGCGTCCACGACTGCTGTACCCGCGAAGGGGCAAGCGAAGTGAAGCGTGCGGCGGGCGAAGAAGAGCGCGCACTGCTGTGGAAATCGCGCAAGCGCGCGTTCGGCGCGATGGGACGGCTCGCGCCGGCCTATTGCACCCAGGACGGTGTCGTCCCGCGCAGCCGCCTGCCCGAGATCGTGGCGAAGATCGCCGAAGTCGCGTCACGCTACCACCTTCGCATCGCGAACCTGATGCATGCCGGAGACGGCAACATCCATCCCCTCGTGCTCTACGACGAAGACGTTCCCGGCGAAGTCGAGCGCGTGCTCGCTGCCGGAAACGAAATCCTCACCGCGTGCATCGAGCTCGGCGGCTCGATCACCGGCGAGCACGGCATCGGCATCGAAAAAATGGCGCTGATGCCGAAGTCGTTCACCGCACCGACCCTCGCGGCGATGGAGGACATCCGGACGGCCTTCAACCCGCGAGGCCTGTGCAATCCGGGCAAGATCCTGCCGTCCTCGCGCACCTGCGTCGAAGTTCGTCGCCCACGTCCCCGGGGCGGCGGATGAGCGCGGCGTCCGCAGTTGCAAGACCTCGCCTGGATCCGGCGTCGTTCCCGTCGATGGGGCCGGGCCAGCTCCGGCCGGGCCGCGACAATGACGCCATCGACGGGCTGGTTCCGCAGGCGGTGATCACGGCGCGCGAGACGGCGCACGTCGTCGCGACGATCGAGGAGGCCCGTGCGAAAAAGCTTGCCGTGGTGCCGAGCGGCGGCGGCACGCTGCTGCACGTCGGCGCCGTCCCGCGCGCCTACGACATTCGCCTCTCGATGACCGCGATCGGCAACATCGTCGAGGAGAACCCCGAGGACATGACGGTGACCTGCCAGGCGGGAGTCTCGCTGTCGAGGTTGCAACGCAGCCTGGCCAAGCAGGGCCAGCGTCTTGCGATCGACGCGGCCCGCGAAGACCGCGCCTCGATCGGCGGCATCGTCGCCGCCAACGCGACCGGCGGGCTGCGCCACGGTTTCGGCCTGCCGCGCGACCTCGTGCTCGGCGCGACGGCGATCGACGGTTGCGGGCGCGAGATCGTCGCCGGCGGCCGTGTCGTCAAGAACGTCGCCGGATACGACCTCGTGCGGCTTTTCGCCGGGTCCTGGGGCGGCCTTGCGATCCTGACCGAGCTGACGCTGCGCACGCATCCTCTTCCCGCCGCGGCAGCGACGCTGGTGTTCGAATTCGTCTCGGCGAGCGAGCTGGACGCGGCGCGCTCCCGCCTGGCAGGTGCCCAGCTCTCGCTGTCGGCGATCGATTTTACAGTGGACACCACGGAAGCGATGCCGCTGTGGATCCTCGTCGTCCGGATCGAGGGAACAGAAGAAGAAGTGGGCTGGCAGGGCGACGCCGTCTGCGCGCTGGTCGGACGCCAGCCGGCCGATGCCGCCGAAGAATGGGAAAGCCCCGCGCATGTGGATGACGGCCACGGGACGAGCGTGCGCGTGGCCGCGGCGCCGCAGGACATCGTCGGCGTCGTGCGCGACGTCTGCGCGAAGTGGAAACAGAGCGCAGCGTCCCAGGGAGGGCAGGCTGCGATCCGCATCGCGGGGCATCTCGGCGCGGGCATCGCGAGATTCCATCTCGCCGGAGCAGAAGCAGGCGAAGCAGACACGGCCAGCGCAGCGCTCATCACGGCCACCGCCGTCGGCGGCCTGGTCCGCGGGCGTGTCATCGAGAGAGCGCCCGCGCAGCTCAAGGCTCTCTACGATGTGTGGGGACCGCCGCCCGCGTCGATCGGCCTGATGCGCGCCATCAAGCGCCGTTTCGATCCCGACGACGTGTTGTCGCCTGGCCGCTACGTCGGAGGACTTTGATGGGCGGCCCGGGTCTTCCGTGCGTGCACTGCGGCCTGTGCCTCGACACTTGCCCGACGTATCGCGTCCTCGGCACCGAAGCCGATTCCCCGCGCGGACGAATCTACATCATGGAGGGCATCCGCGACGGAGAGCTCGAATTCGACGACGAGGCGGCGCTGCACCTGTCGCGCTGCCTCGGCTGCCTCGCGTGCGAGAGCGCGTGTCCGTCGGGCGTCTCCTTCGGCCGCCGCATCGAGGAGTTCCGTCCTCGCCTGGCCGAGCGCACGGGCAGCACGCGCCGCTGGCAGGACCTCGCGCGCAAGGCCTACACCAGCGACGCCCTCGTCGACGCCGGTGTCAAGGTAGCTTCCCTTCTCGACCGCGCAGGGCTCGGCGGCGTAAGAAGGAAGGTGCCGGGACTCGGGCTCCTGCCTGGCTCGCTGCCGGGCTCCCAGCCGTCCTCGAGCGCCGGCGTTTCTCCGCTTCGCCGCAGCACCAGCCACCAGCCGCTGCGCGCCCGCGCGCGGGTGGCCGTGCTGACCGGCTGCGTCGCCGACCGCGTGCTTCCCGACATCAACCGCGACACCGTCGAGGTGCTGCAGCGCAACGGAATCGAGGTGGTGGAGGTCGCCGGGCAGCAGTGCTGCGGCGCGCTCGCGCTGCACGCCGGGCTCACGAGCGATGCGGTCGAGTTGGCTGCCGCGAACGCCAACGCGCTGGCGGGGTCCGACATCGACTTCGTCGTCACGACGGCAGCGGGCTGCAGCGCGATGCTTCGCGACTACGCTCATGTGCTGGCCGGAACCAGCGCCGCCGGCCGCGGCGAGGAGCTGGCATCGATGAGCCGCGACATCTGCGAGCTTCTCGTCGAGATCGGATTCGACGCGCCCGCCCGGCCGCTGGAAGCGCGCGGCAACGTCGCTTTCCACGACGCCTGCCACCTGCTGCACGCGCAGGGAATCTCGTCGGCGCCCAGACGCGTGTGCGAGGTCGCGCTCGGGCGTGCGCCGGTCGATCTCGGGGAGAACGCGATCTGCTGCGGAAGCGCCGGCAGCTACAACATCGACCATCCGGTGCTGTCGGCCGAGATCGGCGCACGCAAGGCGGAGCTTGCCCGCGAGCGCAAGGCGACTGTGGTCGCTGTCGCCAACGTCGGGTGCATGCTTCAGATCGGACAGGCCGTTGCGCTGGCCGGGCTGCCGACCCTCGTCAAGCATCCGGTTCAGCTGCTGGCCGAGGCATACCGGCGAAGCGACACGGGTGCCTGAGTCCGGGATGGCACCCAGCGAAGCGATGGGGAATGATGAGACCCGCATCCAGACACGACAGGGAGGTCCACCATGGGTTTCGCGTTCACCTGCATCGGATTGCTCGGCCTTCTCGTCTTCGGCCTCGGCCTGGGCGTTTCGCTGAGGCGCGGCAGCACCAATCGCGCGATCGGGCACGAGCTCGATCCGACCGACACCCTGCACAAGTGGGTAAGGGCGCATGCCAACGCCTGCGAGTACGCGCCGATGCTCGCCGTGCTGATCTACGCCCTGGCCAGCACCGGCCCGAGCAAGTGGCACAATTTTTTGTTCCTTGCGGCGGTCGTCGTTCGCTACTGCCATGCCGCCGGGATGATCGCCTCGCCGACGCTCGCCGAAGGCCATCCGCTGCGCTTCGTCGGCGCGCTCGGCACGTACGTGGTCGGTCTCCTGCTGTGCATGTCGGCGCTCTTTTAAGCGGTCCGCAGGCTGCAAAAAGCCGTCCATCGGCGGCCAACCGGAAACGGGTGAGCCGCGCGCGTCCGCGACAGACGCGAAACCCGGCTCAGCGAGGCTTGTAGTCGCGGTCCATCACGGTCTTTCGACCTTCGGTCCGGGCCTGGTCGATCGCGCGGTCGGTGTGCTCGCGAACGATGTCGGACAATTCGTCGAGCACCGATTCCGACATGTTCATGCCCGCGCGAGCGCGGATGTAAGTCTTCAGTTTGGAGGCGACGACGAGCACGTCGTCGGGAATCGCCGGCGCGGACGGCGGCGGCTGGGTCCTGGCGTCGACCACGATGCGGCGCGGCGCTCCTTCCGCGGAAGCCCTTTGCTCCGACTCCCACTCCCCGCGAGCCGGCGCGCGTTTCTGTTCGGCCCACGCGTCGCGGTGGCGCATCACCGGTACGTGCTCCTCCCAGCAGGTTACCGAGCAGAACACCGGATGATTTCGTCCGGTCGTGCACGTCGAGACGCTGCACTGGTAGTACTCGGACTCGAAGCCGAGGTCCCGCTTGCAGACTCCGCATCGTTTCCAGGAGACAGAAGACTTCACGTCGGTCATGGCACAAATTCTCTCAGTGCAGCCCATAGTCGACGGGCGCGTCGAATTCGAAACTCGCATCGGGGTATTCGGGGGGGATCGCAGGAAAAGGGCTCGCTCGCCGCACCAAGTCGAGAGCCGCCTGGTCGAGCAGATCCTGGCCGGTGCTGCGCACAATGGAGGCTTCGAGCACGCGCCCGCTGCGGTCGATGCGGATTCTGACGGACGCATGGCCCTGGAGGCCGCGACGCTTCGCGAGCACCGGGTATTCTTCCTTGTGGCGGTGCAGCCATGCGGACAGCAGCTCCAGGTAGCGCACGCCCGCCGATTCTCCCCAAGACGGCGCGCTCGCAACGGCACCGCTCCCCGAATCGCCGCCGGTCGCGCGACCGTCTGCGGTTGCCGCGGCGCTTGCGGGAGCAACCGATGCGATTGCCGGCGCAGGCTGCGGAGCGGGGGGTTTTGCGGTTTTGTTTTTTTTCGGCGCCGCGACCAGCGGAGGAGCCGGCGCAGGGGTCTCGTTGCCGGTCTCCACTTTTGCTGCCGGCTCGATGACGGCCGGCGCCGGCGAGTCCTTTGGCGGCGCAGGCGGCTGCGCAGCCGCCGGAGCCGACGCTGCCGCAGACTGAAGGCGATCGGACGGGATGCCGGGACCGGCGGTCCTGGTTCCCGCAGGCACAAGGCTGAGCAGCAGCGGCGCCCTCGGCATCGCAAGCTCGACGACGACCTGGTGCCGAAGCAGCAAAGCCAGGACCATCGCGTGCAGGACGATCGACAGGGCGACCGATACCGACTGCCGCGACGCAAGCACCGTCACGACCACCACGCCGCCCGCTGCTGTTGCATCGCTCAGTCCGCCGGCTCGTCCGCCGCGGCTTCGGCCGCTCCGAACAGCATCAGCAGGTAGCCGAGCAGCTC is from Candidatus Binatia bacterium and encodes:
- a CDS encoding alanine--glyoxylate aminotransferase family protein; this encodes MSSIAPPSRLLLGPGPSMVNARVYAAMARPLVGHLDPWFLEILEQVQADLRTVFGTANSVTLPISGTGSAGMEACFANLVEDGDEIVVVVAGVFGTRMAEVATRLGARVETVEVPWGRVADPDDVASAVARCARPKLVAVVHAETSTGAWQPLQQIGRIAHDAGALLLVDCVTSLGGCPVAVDEIGIDAAYSGTQKCLSCPPGLSPLTMSERAMEVVRARKSKPRSWYLDLGLIGAYFENQRLYHHTAPVSMIYALAESLSIVLEEGLEDRFVRHERNHHALLAGLAALGVKAAAQEGHRLWMLNSVEVPGGIDEAALRRRLLLDHGIEIGAGLGPLAGKVWRIGLMGESSRPANVRRLLLALESELRREGLAVPGGEAIEAADHVYASAG
- a CDS encoding ABC transporter substrate-binding protein, which translates into the protein MVAYALTRRQFLLGSIAAAAPVVFPGCSGGTSKEPLLVGGLPVTCNLTLPVACSARAAANKSATGTLLEYQYSKYSGWPEIKESLMAGRIQAAFMLAPLVMDLANRGIPVRIVSLGHRSGAVIMVRTDSPVQSFRELAGKRVAIPSRFAVDYLFLRKMLARENMTPDQLEIVEMPPPDMPAALYAKAVDAYCTGEPFGAAAQSAGYARPLRMTRDEWRNYICCVLTVRQELIASNRPLVQDLVDHVLGAGVWLDAAPEHREKAITIAAGRDYFNQDPNILRFVMQNPTDRVTYGDLRMIRDEFDELMHLSIEAGTIQHPIAYETYVDDSFATNARPAAIAL
- a CDS encoding ABC transporter ATP-binding protein, which translates into the protein MSIKIDVREITKKFGADGSALPVVEETSFCVADGEFVAIVGPSGCGKSTLMNIIAGFLRPDSGQVVVGGELREKPDSRGILISQHGSVFPWLTVRENLMFGLNGHHAHSEKAALADHYAAIVGLTGFETRYPHELSGGMLKRVELARALVVKPEILYMDEPFSALDALMSLRMRSELLRILAEERHTVLLITHDVEEAVHMADRILVLSPRPARIQATFDVTIPHPRRLTSPEVQDLRVAILRELGVDRSG
- a CDS encoding SCO family protein, translating into MRGRALAAIGGAIFALTLLVAVVSRAADVAATLKAGTFDPPRDAPELSLVGSDGQPLSLARFRGRVVVVEFGFTSCPNVCPTTLATIARAHTLSTAAGKDFQLVYVTVDPEHDDAARLHDYLAHFDPAFVGGTGSAEQLAALRKAYGIEATRTDTGYSHSSFTYLVDPAGKLRALMPFGSSAEDYVHDVALLWKP
- a CDS encoding MltA domain-containing protein; translation: MTAERRRAARAARSLAATLLLAAGCSTHQAELAHRTAVLVHDDLDAASLALAAGRAADAIVAGGATGGGLSLAHRRVTSAELAATARFVAAAASGGDIERAASEIASHCELVAAAAPARITAYYEPVLAARMRPDRRFRYPIYRAPTPEQLARITKKLGHLPDRADIDRRGALAGLHLELAWTDDPVARFFLQVQGSGVLDDGSRRRRVGFAGTNGLAWRSIGAVMRERGLLAPGNLDAGSIRRWLREHPSGRDRVLEADPRYVFFAVRDGEGPVGSSGAGLVAGRSVAADPAVPPGTLAWLSSTWPVAGATGTRTGSTSLARFVFVADTGAAIRGEARLDVFAGSGEEAGAVAGLADEKGELFYVLCPSGK
- a CDS encoding ABC transporter permease, yielding MKRIGDILPPLALLASLIAIWWLAVDLSGSAIFPTPWQVVAGIVELIRDGTLWQHIGASLMRVGAGFSLAAVVAIPLGLWMGWVPPVFRTLNPVFQILRPISPIAWIPIAILWFGVGNASPIYLIFISSVFPMIVQTTAGVHTIERRYLWAAENFGVSRYTLFTRVVIPAVLPQIIVGMRIGLGVAWLVVVAAEMIALRSGLGYLIIDSRNAGNRYDLVVAGMIVIGLIGLSLDALMRLLEGLKIVRWRYVHQD